TTGTCGTTTATAGGCAATTTCTTTGACCTCTTGCTCAGAGTCTAAAACTCTTATTTTATCGCCGGCTTGTGGAGCACCATTTAACCCTAAAACAATCACAGGAGTTGATGGTGGGGCTTCTTTAACTCTTCCGCCTCTTTCATTAAACATAGCTCTGACTTTGCCAAAATATTGTCCTGCCAAAACCATATCTCCAACATTTAGAGTTCCGGTTTGTACAAGAATTGTAGCAACATAACCACGCCCTTTGTCTAACGAAGCCTCGACAACTGTACCTACTGCATTGCGATTGGGATTTGCTTTCAGGTCCAGTAATTCGGCTTCAAACAATATCTTTTCAAGTAACAAATCTACGTTTAACCCCTGTTTTGCTGAAATTTCCTGGCATTGATACTTGCCTCCCCAATCTTCAACCAAAATATTCATTTGAGCTAATTGCTCTTTTATTCTTTCGGGATTTGAGTCGGGTTTATCAATTTTGTTTATTGCAAATATCATAGGCACACTTGCTGCCTGAGCGTGACTGATTGCTTCTTTTGTTTGGGGCATAACATCATCATCCGCAGCTATTACGATAACGGCGATATCGGTTACCTTTGCTCCCCTTGCTCTCATTGCTGTAAAAGCTTCGTGACCGGGCGTGTCTAAAAATGTGATATGTTTCCCATCTTCAGTAGTTACTTCGTAAGCTCCAATATGTTGCGTAATACCCCCCATCTCTCCGGCTACTACATTTGCTGTTCTAATATAATCAAGCAACGATGTTTTCCCATGATCAACATGTCCCATAATAGTAACAATAGGCGGTCTTGTAAGAAGATTTTCTTCTATTTCTTCGGTTTCTTCAATCACTTCATCTTCTTCGGATACTCCTGCAAACTCAACTTTATATCCAAATTCTTCAGAAAGCAATTCAATCACTTCTGCATCTAAACGTTGATTTATTGATACTACTAAACCTAAGTTAAAACAGGTGGTGATTATTTTATTTACCTGAATACCCATCAATTGCGCCAATTCATTAGCAGTAATGAATTCTGTAACGTGTAAGGTTTTGCTTTCTTCAAGTTCTTCTGCTTCTCTTTTAAGAGCATCCGTTTCTTTTTTCAGTTTTCTCAGTTTTGCACGGCTATTTTTTGCCTGATTACTAATCCCACCTGTTCCAAGGCGAGCCATAGTAGCTTTGATCTTTTCTTGAATTTCTTTTTCAGAAACTTCACTATCTAACCCAGGCTTTTTCAATAACGGTTTAGGCCTAAGGCGATCTTTTGCCGGAGATTTATCTTTTTCCTTTTTGGTTATTGTCGGCGATTCTATTTTTTGAAGCTTGCCATCAACAATTTTCTTTATAATTCTTTTTCTTTTGCGTTTTATTGCTGAGTCTGTGTCTTCTTTATTAGAAAAATCAGGGTTTTCATTAGCAACTTTTTCGGTTTGTTTTGGCTTTGTATCTACAGCTTTTTTCTCAGGACGGCCATTTTCTTTTGATTCTTTCTTTGATTTAATCAACTTTTTTTCTGGCCGTGTCTTATGATTTAAATCTTCTAAATTAATCTTGCCTACAACTTTAGGACCGGATAACACAATTTTATTAGACTCTATATCAATGATATCCTCATCCTCTGACTCTGAAGGGATATTAATTGGTTCCTTTTCAATATTAGAATCAATTTCCTTGTTTTGTGCTTTTTTTGATTTTCCTTTTTCAGACAAACTATCAGAAACTTGAACGTCATCTTGTTTTTTTCCAATTTCAAGTTTCTTTTTTTCGGTTTTCTTTGTCTTCTCCTCTTTTGCGCTTTTTGGTTTTTCCTCAGGTTGAATTTCCGGAAGTACTGATTTATCTACAACTTGCTCTTCAATATCTGGCTTAATAATTTTGCTGTCCTTTTGTAAGAAATCTCCATTGTTTTCTGTTTTGCTAATTTCAGAATCCGCGGTCTCAGACTTTTGTATATCTTTGGTCTGTAAGGATTCTTTAGCTTCAACTAAAGCAGCAATTTCCTGAATTTCTTCTTTTTCCCCACTTTTTCGTGTTATATCTTCATCTTTGGTAATTACAGATATATCTTTCTTGACTTCATCAATAGGTGAGGATATAATTTCAGTTTTTTCAATCTTTTTAACTGATGTTTCAACTTTACTTTCCTCCTTATTACTTGGTACAACTTCTATAATAGAAGGCAGAGGTGTTTCTTTAATGGGTTCAACAACTAATTCTTTAGTTTCTTCTTTAGGATGAACTAACTTTTTTTCTTCAATTTCAGGTTCAACATCAGGTCTGGATGTACGTAGATGAATATGTTCAGCTTTCTCTTTCAATGCCAGATCTGACTTAAAGTCTTTGAGCAGTAATTGATACACCTCTTCGCTTATTTTAGCATTGGGACTTTTTTCAATCTCAATGTTTTTCTTTTTAAGGTGCTCAATGACAATATCAATTCCAACATTGATTTCAGAGGCTACTCTTGCTAATCTATAATTTGCCTTTGGGTTTTCAGACATGTAAGGCTAAAATTCTTTTAAAAATAAAATTAAACTAATAATCAAAAAGCAAGCTACTTAAAGCAGCAACTTTACTAGAGCTAATCAAAAATAAATTTAAGTAGTAGCATAATTTGATGCAAGTTACCACTTTTTAGACGCATATACTCGTTTTAAAACGGTATTTAGTTCACTAAGTAATTTATTAAACTTAAAAAAAGTTCCTATTCTATATCAATAACACATTTTTTTCATCAAAACAATGCGTAAAGTTTGTCCTTTTTATTCGGTAAATTTTAGATGAATCTTTGTTAATTATTCATCCTCTTCAAACTCTGATCTCAAAATTTTTAAAACTTCTTTGGCAGTTTCTTCCTCTAAATCTGCTCGACGCATTAAATCTTCTACACTCATTTCCAGAACATTGCGAGCTGTGTCACAACCTATTTTTTTCAGCTCTTCAATAATCCATGCATCAATTTCATCGGCAAATTCATCCAATTCGATATCGTATTCTTCCTCTTCTTCTTCTGTATCACGATATACGTCTATTTCATATCCGGTTAGCTTGCTTGCTAATTTGATATTTACTCCACCTTTTCCAATTGCTAACGAAACTTGATCAGGTTTTAAATAAACTGAGGCTCGCTTTACTCCTTCATCAAGTTCAATTGAAACGACTTTTGCGGGTGTTAGTGCTCTTTGAATAAAAAGTCTGACATTATTTGTATAATTAATAATGTCAATGTTTTCGTTTCTAAGTTCACGCACTATTCCATGAATTCTTGAACCCTTCATACCAACACATGCACCTACCGGATCTATTCTGTCGTCATTTGATTCAACTGCAACTTTTGCTCTTTCTCCTGGCTCTCTGGCAACACGTTTAACTACAATAACGTTGTCAAAAATTTCAGGTACTTCCAATTCGAGTAGCTTTTCTAAAAATTTATTTGCTGTTCGGGACAAAATTATCCGTGGAGTAATACCATTCCTCAATTCCACCTTTTTAACGAGTGCTTTGATAGAATCTCCTTTTTTATAAAACTCTCTCGGAATCATTTCGTTTTGAGGAAGAATCAATTCATTTTCTTCATCATCAAGCACTAAAATCTCCCGTTTCCAAACCTGATATACTTCTCCGTTTACAATTTCTCCTTCACGTTCAGAATACTTTTTAAATAAATCGTCTTTTTGCAATTCCACAATTCTAGACATCAAAGTTTGCCTGGCCGATAAAATAGCTCTTCTTCCAAAGTCAAGTATATTTATCTGGTCATAAACTTCTTCTCCAACTTCAAAATCACTTTCAATCTTAATGGCTTCTGAATACACGATTTCTTTGTTAATATCGCTTACTTCTCCATCCGGAACAATAATTCGTTTGCGCCAGATTTCCAAATCTCCCTTGTCAGTATTAACAATTATATCAAAATTTTCATCAGAGCCATATTTTTTCCTTAGCAGTGTTTTAAACACATCTTCTAACACCTTCATTAAGGTTGGACGATCTATATTTTTTAGATCTTTAAACTCCGAAAATGAAATAACTAAACCTGAGTTTGCAGCCATAATACTACTATTTTATAGTACTAAAATATGATTTTTTCTGTTGCTGTTTTAATTTCTTCAAAAGCGATTTCAATGATTTTTTCTCCCTCATCATTGTTAGCTTCTGTTTTAATAAGCCTTCCTTTCACTTTTTTTTCCGTTGACTTTTTAAGCCTAATTCCCGTTTCGGTAGTTTGAACTAATACACCTTCAATTAATTTACCATTTTGTAGTGTCAATTCAAGACAACGGTTCAAACTTTTTAAATATTGCCTTCTGACTTTAAAGGGGGTTCCAATGCCTGGTGATGATACTTCAAGTATATAATGTTCGGGAACTAATTTTTCCAACTCTAGTTTATGTTCTAAAATCCTGCTCAATTTTGCACACATTTCAATACTAACACCAGTATCACAATCCACTAAAACTTGAATCTTTGAATTTTGTCCGGCAACTTTAACATCAACTAAGAAACAATTTGACTGCTCAAATTCCTTTTCTACCCACTGATTTATTTTTTCAATTAACAACGTAAATGTTTTTATACGGAACTATTATGTTAGAGAAAGATATTTTTAGTTCTCTGAAAAAAAGCCTTTTGGTATTAATTTTTGATGTAAAAGAAAGAGGGGACTTAAGGTCCCCTCTTTCTTGTGGTGCAAATTTAGATAAAATTTGTGAATGCAAGTAATTTTAATGTTGCTGTAGTTCTTAAATTTATTTCTTCGCGTTCTAATGTAGTAGTAATTAACTTGCACTAACTGCAGATTGTTCTTTTTTACCTTTGGTTGTGCTTCTTCGGGTGCGCCTTTTTTTAGCTCCTTCAGCTTCACTTGCTTCAGCTTGTTTTTTCAATAAATGCTCATTATAATCTACAAGTTCAATAATACACATTTCGGCATTATCTCCTAATCTGAAATCAGTTTTCAAAATACGGGTATATCCTCCGGGGCGAGTAGCAATTTTTTCTGCTATTTCGTCAAACAAAATCCCAACGGCTTCTTTGTCTTGTAAATAGCTGAAAACTACACGACGAGAATGTGTTTCATTTGTTTTAGCTTTGGTCAACAAAGGTTCAACATATGTCCGAAGTGCCTTGGCTTTAGCCAAAGTTGTTTTAATTCTCTTATGCTTAATGAGTGATGTAGCCATATTAGATAACATTGCTTTTCTATGAGCAGATGTTCTTCCTAAATGATTTACTTTTTTGCCGTGTCTCATCGTCTGTATTAATTAAAGTTTAGTCAATTTTTTCTTGCATGAATATTGTTACTATGCTTTTCAGGATGGAAGTAAAAAGTTGAAAAAAAAATTTTACTCTTCGTCTAGTTTGTATTTAGATAGGTCCATACCGAAAGAAAGTCCCCTTTCAGTTATTACCGCTTCTATTTCGTTAAGTGATTTCTTACCAAAATTGCGGAACTTAATTAAAGAATTGGTATCATAATGAACCAATTCTGCTAAGGTGTTGATTTTTGCTGCTTTTAAACAATTGTAAGCGCGAACAGATAAATCAATATCTTCCAAAGGAGTTTTTAATAATTTTCGCATGTGTAAGATATGTTCATCCACCACATCATCATTACTGTCTTTGATATTGTCAAAAGTAATATGCTCATCAGATATAAGCATCAGATGTTGAATTAATATTCTGGCAGATTCTTTGATTGCTTCTTCAGGGTGTACAGTGCCGTCTGTTTTTATTTCAACAATTAGCTTCTCAAAATCAGTTTTTTGTTCAACCCTGGTATTCTCAACTGTATAACGAACGTTTCTTATCGGAGTATAGATAGAATCTATTGGGATTTCTCCATGCACCATTGTGCTTTTTTTGTTATCGTCAGCTGCAACATATCCACGTCCTTTTCCGACGGTTAATTCAATATCAAGTGATACCGAAGT
This is a stretch of genomic DNA from Sphingobacteriales bacterium. It encodes these proteins:
- the infB gene encoding translation initiation factor IF-2 is translated as MSENPKANYRLARVASEINVGIDIVIEHLKKKNIEIEKSPNAKISEEVYQLLLKDFKSDLALKEKAEHIHLRTSRPDVEPEIEEKKLVHPKEETKELVVEPIKETPLPSIIEVVPSNKEESKVETSVKKIEKTEIISSPIDEVKKDISVITKDEDITRKSGEKEEIQEIAALVEAKESLQTKDIQKSETADSEISKTENNGDFLQKDSKIIKPDIEEQVVDKSVLPEIQPEEKPKSAKEEKTKKTEKKKLEIGKKQDDVQVSDSLSEKGKSKKAQNKEIDSNIEKEPINIPSESEDEDIIDIESNKIVLSGPKVVGKINLEDLNHKTRPEKKLIKSKKESKENGRPEKKAVDTKPKQTEKVANENPDFSNKEDTDSAIKRKRKRIIKKIVDGKLQKIESPTITKKEKDKSPAKDRLRPKPLLKKPGLDSEVSEKEIQEKIKATMARLGTGGISNQAKNSRAKLRKLKKETDALKREAEELEESKTLHVTEFITANELAQLMGIQVNKIITTCFNLGLVVSINQRLDAEVIELLSEEFGYKVEFAGVSEEDEVIEETEEIEENLLTRPPIVTIMGHVDHGKTSLLDYIRTANVVAGEMGGITQHIGAYEVTTEDGKHITFLDTPGHEAFTAMRARGAKVTDIAVIVIAADDDVMPQTKEAISHAQAASVPMIFAINKIDKPDSNPERIKEQLAQMNILVEDWGGKYQCQEISAKQGLNVDLLLEKILFEAELLDLKANPNRNAVGTVVEASLDKGRGYVATILVQTGTLNVGDMVLAGQYFGKVRAMFNERGGRVKEAPPSTPVIVLGLNGAPQAGDKIRVLDSEQEVKEIAYKRQQIYREQIQRTNKHITLEEIGRRLALGSFKELNLIVKGDVDGSVEALCDSLQRLSTEEIQVRIIHRGVGAITESDVLLASASDAIIVGFQVRPTANARKQADNENIDIRMYSIIYTAINEIKSAMEGLMEPTVEERFVCNVIVREVFKITKVGVVAGCYVTEGKINRETKIRVIRNSIVVHTGEISSLKRFKDDVKEVIPGMECGISIKNYDKIEVGDIIEGYEEIQVKRTL
- the nusA gene encoding transcription termination/antitermination protein NusA; protein product: MAANSGLVISFSEFKDLKNIDRPTLMKVLEDVFKTLLRKKYGSDENFDIIVNTDKGDLEIWRKRIIVPDGEVSDINKEIVYSEAIKIESDFEVGEEVYDQINILDFGRRAILSARQTLMSRIVELQKDDLFKKYSEREGEIVNGEVYQVWKREILVLDDEENELILPQNEMIPREFYKKGDSIKALVKKVELRNGITPRIILSRTANKFLEKLLELEVPEIFDNVIVVKRVAREPGERAKVAVESNDDRIDPVGACVGMKGSRIHGIVRELRNENIDIINYTNNVRLFIQRALTPAKVVSIELDEGVKRASVYLKPDQVSLAIGKGGVNIKLASKLTGYEIDVYRDTEEEEEEYDIELDEFADEIDAWIIEELKKIGCDTARNVLEMSVEDLMRRADLEEETAKEVLKILRSEFEEDE
- the rplQ gene encoding 50S ribosomal protein L17 translates to MRHGKKVNHLGRTSAHRKAMLSNMATSLIKHKRIKTTLAKAKALRTYVEPLLTKAKTNETHSRRVVFSYLQDKEAVGILFDEIAEKIATRPGGYTRILKTDFRLGDNAEMCIIELVDYNEHLLKKQAEASEAEGAKKRRTRRSTTKGKKEQSAVSAS
- a CDS encoding DNA-directed RNA polymerase subunit alpha, which codes for MALLVFQKPEKIHAHKTTEFEGLFEFRPLEPGFGATIGNALRRVLLSSLEGYAINSIKISGVDHEFSTIEGIIEDVPEIILNLKQIRFKKVIKDEDNKEEKIFISIGNKEKFIAGDIEKHTNTFKVTNPDLIICNMDTSVSLDIELTVGKGRGYVAADDNKKSTMVHGEIPIDSIYTPIRNVRYTVENTRVEQKTDFEKLIVEIKTDGTVHPEEAIKESARILIQHLMLISDEHITFDNIKDSNDDVVDEHILHMRKLLKTPLEDIDLSVRAYNCLKAAKINTLAELVHYDTNSLIKFRNFGKKSLNEIEAVITERGLSFGMDLSKYKLDEE